Below is a window of Comamonadaceae bacterium M7527 DNA.
CGGTGGCTTCTTCGCCAATTTTTTCAAAAACGAGTCTGGCGCTTGAGCCAACAGCCTGGCCACATAGCTGGTGCTGGCATCACCACCGTTGGCTGGCTTGCGCGACTCAATCACCTGCGCCAATCGGTGCAGGGTGTCGTCTTGTGTGAAATCTGTGGTCATTGGGCTGTCTTACTCTAGCTGACTATTTGTAAATGCTGTCTGGGTCTTTGAGCACGGGCGCATTCGCCACCCACTGGGACTGTCCAGCCTCGCTGGCCATGAGTTCCTGGTAAAAGCAGCTGTGACGGCCGGTGTGGCAGGCAATGCCAGGCTCATGCCCCAATTGCGTCACACTAAGCAACACCACGTCGGCGTCGCAATCCAGGCGGATGTTGTGCACGGTTTGCACATGGCCGGACTCTTCACCCTTGAACCACAGCTTGTTGCGCGAGCGGCTGAAGTACACCGCACGCTTGAGCTCAGCGGTCTTCGCCAATGCCTCGCGGTTCATCCACGCAAACATCAGCACGTCACCACTGCCCTGCTCTTGCGCGATCACAGGCACCAAGCCCTGCGCGTCCCATTTGATACTGTCTAACCAATTCATAACGCTGATCTTACTCAAGATCACCCGAGTACCAGCTCACCCTGGCGACTCGCCATCACATTCGAACCGGTATGCCGCGCTTGGCCATCAAGGCCTTGGCCTCGCCCACAGTGTGGTCGCCAAAGTGAAAAATGCTGGCCGCCAGCACGGCATCAGCGTGGCCTAACGCAATGCCGTCTGCCAAGTGCTCCAAATGCCCGACACCGCCAGAGGCAATGACAGGCACATGCACGGCATCACTGATGGTGCGAGTGAGCTCCAGGTCAAAGCCGCTGCGCGTGCCGTCTTTGTCCATGCTGGTCAGCAGCAACTCGCCTGCGCCTGCTGCCGTCATTTGCTGCGCCCAGGCGAGGGCATCAAGCCCAGTATTTTTGCGCCCACCGTGGCTGTATACGTCCCAGCCTTGGCCGCGTTGTAAAAGGTCTTCACCAGTGCGGCGTTTGGCATCTATAGCCACCACAATGCACTGTGAGCCGTATTTGGCGCTCACGTCATTGATGATTTGCGGATTGGCAATCGCGGCCGAGTTGAAACTGGTTTTATCAGCACCCGCATTGAGCAAGCGGCGCACGTCATCAACCGTGCGCACACCACCGCCCACGGTCAGCGGAATAAACACCTGCGCG
It encodes the following:
- the hisI gene encoding phosphoribosyl-AMP cyclohydrolase — its product is MSVMNWLDSIKWDAQGLVPVIAQEQGSGDVLMFAWMNREALAKTAELKRAVYFSRSRNKLWFKGEESGHVQTVHNIRLDCDADVVLLSVTQLGHEPGIACHTGRHSCFYQELMASEAGQSQWVANAPVLKDPDSIYK
- the hisF gene encoding imidazole glycerol phosphate synthase subunit HisF, translated to MLAKRIIPCMDVTNGRVVKGVNFVELRDAGDPVEIAARYNAQGADELTFLDITATSDGRDLTLHMIEAVAAQVFIPLTVGGGVRTVDDVRRLLNAGADKTSFNSAAIANPQIINDVSAKYGSQCIVVAIDAKRRTGEDLLQRGQGWDVYSHGGRKNTGLDALAWAQQMTAAGAGELLLTSMDKDGTRSGFDLELTRTISDAVHVPVIASGGVGHLEHLADGIALGHADAVLAASIFHFGDHTVGEAKALMAKRGIPVRM